From Streptomyces sp. TLI_235, a single genomic window includes:
- a CDS encoding L-aspartate oxidase has protein sequence MQYRLTAPAPGWTATTDVVVVGSGVAGLTVALNARKAGLRATVVTKAMLDDGSTRWAQGGIAAALGEGDTPEQHLDDTLVAGAGLCDEDAVRALVTEGPDAVRRLIAVGAAFDQDADGSILLTREGGHHRRRIAHAGGDATGAEISRALVAAVRSDPGIELIEHALVLDLLTDAEGHAAGLTLHVMGEGQRDGVGALRARAVVLATGGMGQVFSATTNPAVSTGDGVALALRAGADVADLEFVQFHPTVLWLGPDAEGQQPLVSEAVRGEGAHLVDASGERFMLGQHELAELAPRDIVAKAITRQMQLRGTEHMYLDGRHFGAEMWEHRFPTILASCRSHGIDPVTEPVPVAPAAHYASGGVRTDLSGRTSVPGLYACGEVACTGVHGANRLASNSLLEGLVFAERIAADLAARHAAGDLPERTVDVAAARGARPVPLLAPETRAEVQRLMSRGAGVLRSAASMAATAEGLARLASDARELSTEEKPADPRVETWEATNLHLVATALVAAAALRAETRGCHWREDFPERDDAHWLRHLTTTLDETGAPCVQG, from the coding sequence ATGCAGTATCGCCTGACCGCCCCGGCACCCGGCTGGACCGCGACCACCGACGTGGTCGTGGTCGGTTCCGGCGTCGCCGGCCTGACCGTCGCGCTGAACGCCCGCAAGGCCGGTCTGCGGGCCACCGTGGTCACCAAGGCGATGCTCGACGACGGCTCCACCCGCTGGGCCCAGGGCGGCATCGCCGCCGCCCTGGGCGAGGGCGACACCCCCGAGCAGCACCTCGACGACACCCTGGTCGCCGGCGCCGGCCTGTGCGACGAGGACGCGGTCCGCGCCCTCGTCACGGAGGGCCCGGACGCCGTCCGGCGGCTGATCGCCGTCGGCGCCGCCTTCGACCAGGACGCCGACGGCTCGATCCTGCTCACCCGCGAGGGCGGCCACCACCGCCGCCGGATCGCGCACGCCGGCGGCGACGCCACCGGCGCCGAGATATCCCGTGCGCTGGTCGCCGCCGTCCGCAGCGACCCGGGCATCGAGCTGATCGAGCACGCGCTCGTCCTCGACCTGCTCACGGACGCGGAGGGCCACGCCGCCGGGCTGACCCTGCACGTGATGGGCGAGGGCCAGCGCGACGGCGTCGGCGCGCTGCGCGCCCGCGCCGTGGTGCTCGCCACCGGCGGCATGGGCCAGGTCTTCTCCGCGACCACCAACCCGGCGGTCTCCACCGGCGACGGCGTCGCGCTCGCGCTGCGCGCCGGCGCGGACGTCGCCGACCTGGAGTTCGTCCAGTTCCACCCGACCGTGCTGTGGCTCGGCCCGGACGCCGAGGGCCAGCAGCCGCTGGTCTCCGAGGCCGTCCGCGGCGAGGGCGCCCACCTGGTCGACGCCTCCGGCGAGCGGTTCATGCTGGGGCAGCACGAACTCGCCGAACTCGCCCCGCGCGACATCGTCGCCAAGGCGATCACCCGGCAGATGCAGCTGCGCGGCACCGAGCACATGTACCTCGACGGCCGGCACTTCGGCGCCGAGATGTGGGAGCACCGCTTCCCGACCATCCTCGCCTCCTGCCGGTCGCACGGCATCGACCCGGTCACCGAGCCAGTCCCGGTCGCGCCCGCCGCCCACTACGCCTCCGGCGGCGTCCGCACCGACCTGTCCGGCCGCACCAGCGTGCCCGGCCTGTACGCCTGCGGCGAGGTCGCCTGCACCGGCGTGCACGGCGCCAACCGGCTGGCCTCCAACTCGCTGCTGGAGGGCCTGGTCTTCGCCGAGCGGATCGCCGCCGACCTGGCCGCCCGGCACGCCGCCGGCGACCTGCCCGAGCGCACGGTGGACGTCGCCGCGGCCCGCGGCGCCCGCCCCGTCCCGCTGCTCGCCCCGGAGACCCGCGCCGAGGTCCAGCGGCTGATGTCGCGCGGCGCGGGCGTGCTGCGCTCGGCCGCCTCGATGGCCGCCACCGCGGAGGGGCTGGCCCGGCTGGCCTCCGACGCCCGCGAGCTCTCCACCGAGGAGAAGCCGGCCGACCCGCGGGTGGAGACCTGGGAGGCCACCAACCTGCACCTGGTGGCGACCGCCCTGGTCGCCGCCGCGGCACTCCGCGCGGAGACCCGCGGCTGCCACTGGCGCGAGGACTTCCCCGAGCGCGACGACGCCCACTGGCTGCGCCACCTGACCACCACCCTCGACGAGACGGGTGCACCGTGCGTCCAGGGGTGA
- a CDS encoding L-aspartate 1-decarboxylase has translation MLRTMLKSKIHRATVTQADLHYVGSVTVDEDLLDAADLLPGELVHIVDINNGARLETYTIAGPRGSGVIGINGAAARLVHPGDLVILIAYGQMDTAEAKAYLPKVVFVDGDNRITGMGGDPADAPEGSGLVRGDLTVDTPKSAGAYRDADGATADTAR, from the coding sequence ATGCTCCGCACCATGCTCAAGTCCAAGATCCACCGGGCCACGGTGACCCAGGCCGACCTGCACTACGTCGGCTCCGTCACCGTCGACGAGGACCTGCTCGACGCCGCGGACCTGCTCCCCGGCGAGCTCGTCCACATCGTCGACATCAACAACGGCGCCCGCCTGGAGACCTACACCATCGCGGGCCCGCGCGGCTCCGGCGTGATCGGCATCAACGGCGCCGCGGCCCGCCTGGTGCACCCCGGCGACCTGGTGATCCTCATCGCGTACGGCCAGATGGACACCGCCGAGGCCAAGGCGTACCTGCCCAAGGTGGTCTTCGTGGACGGCGACAACCGGATCACCGGCATGGGCGGGGACCCGGCCGACGCACCCGAGGGCAGCGGCCTCGTCCGCGGTGATCTGACAGTGGACACGCCCAAGTCGGCGGGAGCGTACCGTGATGCGGACGGCGCGACCGCCGACACCGCACGCTGA
- a CDS encoding pantoate--beta-alanine ligase, whose translation MARGKQPAKTAPRTTALTRTVDEFEAAFWPDEQPVDNAVVMTMGALHAGHAALIRAARRQVGRDGRVAVTVFVNPLQFGAGEDLDRYPRSLDADLEVAREAGADVVFAPTAEEMYPNGEPLVRLSAGPMGDGFEGAARPGHFDGMLTVVAKLLHITDPDFALFGEKDAQQLAIVRRMVADLDFDVEVVGVPTVREEDGLALSSRNRFLSDTERAQALALSGALFAGRDAGAQGAKAVREAAAAVLDAAEGVTPDYLALIDPDSFTEAPDDFTGEAVLAVAAKVGSTRLIDNVGVIVR comes from the coding sequence ATGGCACGCGGCAAGCAGCCGGCGAAGACGGCCCCCCGCACCACCGCGCTCACCCGGACCGTCGACGAGTTCGAGGCCGCGTTCTGGCCCGACGAGCAGCCGGTGGACAACGCCGTGGTGATGACCATGGGCGCGCTGCACGCCGGCCACGCCGCGCTGATCCGCGCGGCCCGCCGCCAGGTCGGCCGGGACGGCCGGGTCGCGGTGACGGTCTTCGTCAACCCGCTGCAGTTCGGCGCCGGCGAGGACCTCGACCGCTACCCGCGCAGCCTGGACGCCGACCTGGAGGTGGCCCGCGAGGCGGGCGCCGACGTGGTGTTCGCCCCGACCGCCGAGGAGATGTACCCGAACGGCGAGCCGCTGGTGCGGCTGTCCGCCGGGCCGATGGGCGACGGCTTCGAGGGCGCCGCCCGCCCGGGGCACTTCGACGGCATGCTGACCGTCGTCGCCAAGCTGCTGCACATCACGGACCCGGACTTCGCGCTCTTCGGCGAGAAGGACGCCCAGCAGCTGGCGATCGTCCGCCGTATGGTCGCCGACCTGGACTTCGACGTGGAGGTCGTCGGCGTCCCGACCGTCCGCGAGGAGGACGGGCTGGCGCTCTCCTCCCGCAACCGCTTCCTCTCCGACACCGAGCGCGCGCAGGCGCTGGCCCTGTCCGGGGCGCTGTTCGCCGGCCGCGACGCGGGCGCGCAGGGCGCCAAGGCGGTCCGCGAGGCCGCCGCGGCCGTCCTGGACGCCGCCGAGGGTGTCACCCCCGACTACCTCGCCCTGATCGATCCGGACTCCTTCACCGAGGCGCCGGACGACTTCACCGGCGAGGCGGTACTGGCCGTGGCCGCCAAGGTGGGCTCCACCCGCCTGATCGACAACGTCGGCGTCATCGTCCGGTAG
- a CDS encoding putative short-subunit dehydrogenase-like oxidoreductase (DUF2520 family) has translation MERYVWYLHRTGTGSNDEGRAVSASDNAPALGPTDPFGDPLDPENRPARLAVGVVGTGRVGPALGAALQLAGHRVVAASGVSAASRRRAEALLPGVRLVSPPQVLAAADLVLLTVPDDALADLVAGLSATGAIRPGQLVVHTSGAHGVAVLEPAARAGALPLALHPAMTFTGTSVDLARLAGCPFGVTAPEELRPVAEALVVEMGGEPEWVPEEVRPLYHTALAHGSNHLVTLVSQAMELLHGAGVAEPGRLLGPLLGAALDNTLRSGDAALTGPVARGDAGTLRRHLEQLRTVSPDIGRAYRAMARATAQRAVRGGSLKEEAAAALLDVLNEETP, from the coding sequence ATGGAGCGGTACGTCTGGTACCTGCACAGGACTGGAACGGGAAGCAATGACGAGGGCCGAGCGGTGAGCGCGTCCGACAATGCCCCGGCCCTCGGGCCGACCGACCCCTTCGGCGATCCGCTGGACCCGGAGAACCGGCCCGCCCGGCTCGCCGTCGGCGTGGTCGGCACCGGCCGGGTGGGCCCCGCCCTGGGCGCCGCCCTGCAGCTGGCCGGCCACCGGGTGGTCGCCGCCTCCGGGGTGTCCGCCGCCTCCCGGCGCCGCGCCGAGGCCCTGCTGCCGGGTGTCCGGCTGGTGAGCCCGCCGCAGGTGCTGGCCGCCGCCGACCTGGTGCTCCTGACGGTGCCCGACGACGCGCTCGCCGACCTCGTCGCCGGGCTGTCCGCGACCGGCGCGATCCGCCCGGGCCAGCTCGTGGTGCACACCTCCGGCGCGCACGGCGTGGCCGTGCTGGAGCCCGCCGCCCGCGCGGGCGCACTGCCGCTGGCGCTGCACCCGGCGATGACCTTCACCGGCACCTCGGTGGACCTGGCCCGGCTGGCCGGCTGCCCGTTCGGGGTGACCGCCCCCGAGGAGCTGCGGCCGGTCGCCGAGGCGCTGGTCGTGGAGATGGGCGGCGAGCCGGAGTGGGTGCCCGAGGAGGTCCGTCCGCTCTACCACACGGCGCTCGCGCACGGCTCGAACCACCTGGTCACGCTGGTCTCGCAGGCGATGGAGCTGCTGCACGGCGCCGGGGTCGCCGAGCCGGGCCGGCTGCTCGGCCCGCTGCTCGGCGCGGCCCTGGACAACACCCTGCGCTCCGGCGACGCCGCGCTCACCGGCCCGGTCGCCCGCGGTGACGCGGGCACGCTGCGCCGGCACCTGGAGCAGCTGCGGACGGTGTCCCCGGACATCGGCCGGGCGTACCGTGCGATGGCCCGGGCCACCGCGCAGCGGGCGGTCCGCGGCGGATCGCTCAAGGAAGAGGCGGCGGCGGCGCTGCTGGACGTACTCAACGAGGAGACCCCCTGA
- a CDS encoding signal transduction histidine kinase → MPRRLGLARPRRPRTIRTRIIALVLIPVVALVGLWTFAMVSMTGDLRALVRLKDAYSYFGSPVDTAVGQIQIERRLAAEYLGSGGDQAALAAYTDQQRSTDEKIRAMRAAAENPDRQDWLTAEQRGTLAAVLRGTEGLTPLRQAVITRSLGWDTAVDRYTAVVEPSFAVQSALTALQAGRLAREAQVVVELVRVREFVSREDALGSGARAAGSFTPAQFRAFAAVVEDRRVFQRTYVAALPADSRAGFETFAVDPRYTALVAAEDGVLEAGADAAGRAVDRGGWRTTMDPVVHRYMELCQDAALNSAARGRAYAGDQLLKAGLAGGGGLLAVVFSVWYSVRTGRRITRRLARLRVAADRLANRQLPDVVRRLAAGETVDVERAAPRLAFAAGEDDDEIGDLGRALNHARRAAVEAAVEQARLRSGISAVFVNIARRSQALIHRQLKQLDTMERRATDPDELADLFRVDHLATRMRRHAEGLIILSGAAPGRMWRRPVPLVEVVGSAVGAVEEYERVVVPPMPQVFIAGAAVADLAHLVAELIENAASFSPPHTQVTMRAGEAAHGCVLEIDDRGLGMDEEELAAANRTVADPREFDPTRAERLGLFVTGRLARRHGIEVTLRRSPYGGTTAVVLLPRAVLAEPPEPAPGPRPVPAPEAPAEPAPAADTPAAAVLPMRRALPTRTRQASLAPQLKTPDSAPDTADRPAAPAPAEVSAEEMGAVFGAFQRGLDRGRGPHSPHHPEDER, encoded by the coding sequence ATGCCCAGACGCCTCGGCCTTGCCCGTCCGCGCCGCCCCCGCACCATCCGTACCCGGATCATCGCGCTGGTGCTGATCCCCGTGGTCGCCCTGGTCGGCCTGTGGACCTTCGCGATGGTCTCGATGACCGGCGACCTGCGCGCCCTCGTCCGGCTCAAGGACGCCTACTCGTACTTCGGCAGCCCGGTGGACACCGCCGTCGGCCAGATCCAGATCGAGCGCCGGCTGGCCGCCGAGTACCTCGGCTCCGGCGGCGACCAGGCCGCCCTCGCCGCCTACACCGACCAGCAGCGGAGCACCGACGAGAAGATCCGCGCGATGCGGGCCGCCGCCGAGAACCCCGACCGGCAGGACTGGCTCACCGCCGAACAGCGCGGCACCCTCGCCGCCGTGCTGCGCGGCACGGAAGGCCTGACCCCGCTCCGGCAGGCCGTGATCACCCGGTCCCTCGGCTGGGACACCGCGGTCGACCGCTACACCGCCGTCGTCGAGCCCTCCTTCGCCGTCCAGTCCGCGCTCACCGCGCTGCAGGCCGGCCGGCTCGCCCGCGAGGCCCAGGTGGTCGTCGAGCTGGTCCGGGTCCGCGAGTTCGTCTCCCGGGAGGACGCCCTGGGCTCCGGCGCCCGGGCCGCCGGCTCCTTCACCCCCGCCCAGTTCCGCGCCTTCGCCGCCGTCGTCGAGGACCGCCGGGTCTTCCAGCGCACCTACGTCGCCGCACTGCCCGCCGACTCCCGGGCCGGCTTCGAGACCTTCGCCGTCGACCCCCGCTACACCGCCCTGGTCGCCGCCGAGGACGGCGTCCTGGAGGCCGGCGCCGACGCCGCAGGCCGCGCCGTCGACCGCGGAGGCTGGCGCACCACCATGGACCCGGTCGTCCACCGCTACATGGAGCTGTGCCAGGACGCCGCCCTCAACTCCGCCGCCCGCGGCCGCGCCTACGCCGGCGACCAGCTGCTGAAGGCCGGCCTCGCGGGCGGCGGCGGACTGCTCGCCGTGGTGTTCTCCGTCTGGTACTCGGTGCGCACCGGCCGCCGGATCACCCGGCGGCTGGCCCGGCTGCGGGTCGCCGCCGACCGGCTGGCCAACCGGCAGCTGCCCGACGTCGTCCGCCGCCTGGCGGCCGGCGAGACGGTCGACGTGGAACGCGCCGCACCGCGGCTCGCGTTCGCCGCCGGCGAGGACGACGACGAGATCGGCGACCTCGGCCGTGCCCTCAACCACGCCCGCCGCGCCGCGGTCGAGGCCGCCGTCGAACAGGCCCGGCTGCGGTCCGGCATCTCCGCCGTCTTCGTCAACATCGCCCGCCGCAGCCAGGCCCTGATCCACCGCCAGCTCAAGCAGCTGGACACCATGGAGCGCCGCGCCACCGACCCCGACGAGCTCGCCGACCTCTTCCGGGTCGACCACCTGGCCACCCGGATGCGCCGCCACGCCGAGGGCCTGATCATCCTCTCCGGCGCCGCCCCCGGCCGGATGTGGCGCCGGCCCGTCCCGCTGGTCGAGGTGGTCGGCTCCGCGGTCGGCGCCGTCGAGGAGTACGAGCGGGTGGTCGTCCCGCCGATGCCGCAGGTGTTCATCGCCGGCGCGGCCGTCGCCGACCTCGCCCACCTGGTCGCCGAACTCATCGAGAACGCCGCGTCCTTCTCGCCCCCGCACACCCAGGTCACCATGCGGGCCGGCGAGGCCGCCCACGGCTGCGTCCTGGAGATCGACGACCGCGGCCTCGGCATGGACGAGGAGGAACTCGCCGCCGCCAACCGCACCGTCGCCGACCCCCGGGAGTTCGACCCCACCCGCGCCGAGCGGCTCGGCCTCTTCGTCACCGGCCGGCTCGCCCGCCGGCACGGCATCGAGGTGACGCTGCGCCGCTCCCCGTACGGCGGCACCACCGCCGTGGTGCTGCTGCCGAGGGCCGTGCTCGCCGAGCCGCCCGAGCCCGCGCCCGGCCCGCGGCCCGTTCCGGCGCCCGAGGCCCCCGCCGAGCCCGCGCCGGCCGCCGACACCCCGGCCGCCGCCGTGCTGCCGATGCGGCGGGCCCTGCCCACCCGGACCCGCCAGGCGTCCCTGGCCCCCCAGCTGAAGACCCCGGACAGCGCACCGGACACAGCCGACCGACCGGCCGCCCCGGCGCCCGCCGAGGTGTCGGCCGAAGAGATGGGCGCCGTCTTCGGCGCGTTCCAGCGCGGGCTGGACCGCGGCCGCGGCCCCCACAGCCCGCACCACCCGGAGGACGAACGATGA
- a CDS encoding putative regulator of Ras-like GTPase activity (Roadblock/LC7/MglB family) — translation MSTPDTTTPAADGLDWLLEDLVDRTEHVRRAVLLSSDGLPTAASAGLSTEDADHLAAVCSGFHSLAKGVGSRFAAGGVRQTMVMLEDAFLFVSPAGEGSCLAVLCGPQADVGQIAYEMQMLVRRVGRHLSTPARADADPARD, via the coding sequence ATGAGCACGCCCGACACCACCACGCCGGCCGCCGACGGCCTGGACTGGCTGCTGGAGGACCTGGTCGACCGCACCGAGCACGTCCGCCGGGCCGTACTGCTCTCCTCCGACGGACTGCCCACCGCGGCCTCCGCCGGCCTGAGCACCGAGGACGCCGACCACCTCGCCGCCGTCTGCTCGGGTTTCCACAGCCTCGCCAAGGGCGTCGGCAGCCGCTTCGCGGCGGGCGGCGTCCGGCAGACCATGGTGATGCTGGAGGACGCCTTCCTCTTCGTCTCCCCGGCCGGCGAGGGCAGCTGCCTCGCCGTGCTGTGCGGGCCGCAGGCGGACGTCGGCCAGATCGCCTACGAGATGCAGATGCTCGTCCGCCGGGTCGGCCGCCATCTGTCCACCCCGGCCCGGGCCGACGCCGACCCGGCCCGCGACTGA
- a CDS encoding LuxR family two component transcriptional regulator, which produces MTIRVMLVDDQELLRTGFRMVLQSQGDIEIAAEAGDGAQALERLAETEVDVVLMDVRMPRLDGVQATRRICLDDSGAPLPDAPHVLILTTFDLDEYAFAALKAGASGFLLKDVPPTELVAAIRAVHGGDAVVAPTTTRRMIDRFAQVLPTPSTAPGSPVLEPLTDREREVFLLVAQGLSNSEIAARLTLSEATVKTHVGRILAKLGLRDRVQAVVLAYENGLVRAGAAD; this is translated from the coding sequence GTGACCATCCGCGTGATGCTCGTGGACGACCAGGAGCTGCTCCGTACGGGCTTCCGGATGGTCCTGCAGTCGCAGGGCGACATCGAGATCGCCGCCGAGGCGGGCGACGGCGCGCAGGCGCTGGAGCGGCTCGCGGAGACGGAGGTCGACGTGGTGCTGATGGACGTCCGGATGCCGAGGCTGGACGGCGTGCAGGCCACCCGGCGGATCTGCCTGGACGACTCCGGTGCGCCGCTGCCGGACGCGCCGCACGTGCTCATCCTGACCACCTTCGACCTGGACGAGTACGCCTTCGCCGCGCTGAAGGCGGGGGCCAGCGGCTTCCTGCTGAAGGACGTCCCGCCGACCGAGCTGGTCGCGGCGATCCGCGCGGTGCACGGCGGTGACGCGGTGGTCGCGCCGACCACCACCCGCCGGATGATCGACCGTTTCGCGCAGGTGCTGCCGACGCCGTCGACGGCGCCCGGCTCGCCGGTGCTGGAGCCGCTCACCGACCGTGAGCGGGAGGTGTTCCTGCTGGTGGCGCAGGGCCTGTCGAACAGCGAGATCGCGGCCCGGCTGACGCTGTCGGAGGCCACCGTGAAGACGCACGTCGGCCGGATCCTGGCCAAGCTGGGCCTGCGCGACCGTGTCCAGGCCGTGGTGCTGGCCTACGAGAACGGGCTGGTCAGGGCCGGCGCGGCGGACTGA
- a CDS encoding histidine kinase/DNA gyrase B/HSP90-like ATPase, protein MVVDSAWALVVLLLGLLSDFSDSDRQLYGGLAFSLAIAALMVVRRRYPDLAAAGGTALGLGQLVLNVTPGASAIGYLVFAYTGAAFGSRWASRLVLAVGLVAGPLTLWRFDNSGDPVPDDPSPPPGPSTWQLVFVAVLMSTPFVLCWAWGRLTRVRGAYLIELEDRAARLERERDAQSKVAVAAERARIARELHDVVAHNVSVMIVQADGAAYVLDNSPQQAKEALSTIAATGRQALVEMRRLLGVLRTSETAEEYVPQPGVEELPELLEQVRTAGLPVDFATSGEPRELPRGLELTVYRIVQEALTNVRKHGGPGARARVAVDFGDRDLEVLVEDDGRGTTAEQLDGGAEGPGHGLIGMRERVGMVSGSLDIGPRPGGGFRIRAVLPLKAAG, encoded by the coding sequence ATGGTGGTCGACTCCGCCTGGGCGCTGGTGGTCCTCCTGCTCGGCCTGCTGTCCGACTTCTCCGATTCGGACCGGCAGCTCTACGGCGGCCTGGCCTTCTCGCTGGCGATCGCCGCGCTGATGGTGGTCCGGCGCCGGTACCCGGACCTGGCCGCGGCCGGGGGCACCGCGCTGGGGCTGGGGCAGCTCGTCCTGAACGTGACGCCGGGCGCCTCGGCCATCGGCTACCTGGTGTTCGCGTACACCGGCGCGGCCTTCGGGTCCCGGTGGGCGTCCCGGCTGGTGCTGGCGGTGGGCCTGGTGGCCGGGCCGCTGACGCTGTGGCGGTTCGACAACAGCGGCGACCCGGTGCCGGACGACCCGTCGCCGCCGCCCGGCCCGAGCACCTGGCAGCTGGTGTTCGTGGCGGTGCTGATGTCGACGCCGTTCGTGCTGTGCTGGGCGTGGGGCCGGCTGACCCGGGTCCGCGGGGCCTATCTGATCGAGCTGGAGGACCGGGCGGCCCGGCTGGAGCGCGAGCGGGACGCGCAGTCGAAGGTGGCGGTGGCCGCCGAGCGCGCCCGGATCGCCCGGGAGCTGCACGACGTGGTCGCGCACAACGTCTCGGTGATGATCGTTCAGGCCGACGGCGCCGCCTACGTACTGGACAACTCGCCGCAGCAGGCGAAGGAGGCGCTCAGCACGATCGCGGCCACCGGGCGTCAGGCGCTGGTGGAGATGCGCCGGCTGCTCGGGGTGCTGCGGACGTCGGAGACGGCCGAGGAGTACGTCCCGCAGCCCGGCGTGGAGGAGCTGCCGGAGCTGCTGGAGCAGGTCCGCACCGCCGGTCTGCCGGTGGACTTCGCGACCTCGGGCGAGCCGCGGGAGCTGCCCCGCGGTCTGGAGCTGACGGTGTACCGGATCGTCCAGGAGGCGCTGACCAACGTGCGCAAGCACGGCGGTCCGGGCGCCCGTGCCCGGGTCGCGGTGGACTTCGGCGACCGCGATCTGGAGGTGCTGGTCGAGGACGACGGCCGCGGCACCACGGCGGAGCAGCTCGACGGTGGTGCCGAGGGGCCGGGGCATGGTCTGATCGGCATGCGCGAGCGGGTCGGCATGGTGAGCGGCAGTCTCGACATCGGCCCCCGGCCGGGCGGCGGCTTCCGGATCCGGGCCGTCCTCCCCCTCAAGGCCGCCGGCTGA
- a CDS encoding SAM-dependent MidA family methyltransferase (manually curated) codes for MTWMRWRPAMEEALYGADGFYRGPEGPAGHFRTSVHASPLFAGAVARLLAETDEALGRPAELALVDVGAGRGELLAGVLAALDPGLAARVRPYAVELADRPAGLPAAVRWTDTLPTGLTGLLFANEWLDNVPLDIAEPDEDGLLRYVEVGPDGEERLGGPLEEADAAWAARWWPDGERVELGRTRDEAWASAVAALDRGLAVAVDYAHSAADRPVFGTLTGFRAGREVRPVPDGSCDVTAHVALDAAAVPVVHSLWTTQRAALHALGVHGRRPPLALASTDPAGYLRALGGAGEAAELTDPAGLGGFGWLAQAVRMPVPRSLAGLPTPAGWQTL; via the coding sequence GTGACCTGGATGCGGTGGCGGCCCGCCATGGAGGAGGCGCTGTACGGCGCGGACGGCTTCTACCGGGGCCCGGAGGGGCCCGCCGGGCACTTCCGCACCTCCGTGCACGCCTCCCCGCTGTTCGCCGGCGCGGTCGCCCGGCTGCTCGCCGAGACCGACGAGGCGCTCGGCCGCCCCGCCGAACTCGCCCTCGTCGACGTCGGCGCCGGCCGCGGCGAACTCCTCGCCGGCGTGCTCGCCGCCCTCGACCCCGGGCTCGCCGCCCGGGTCCGCCCCTACGCCGTCGAACTCGCCGACCGCCCCGCCGGCCTGCCCGCGGCCGTGCGGTGGACGGACACCCTGCCGACCGGCCTGACCGGCCTGCTCTTCGCCAACGAGTGGCTCGACAACGTGCCCCTCGACATCGCCGAACCCGACGAGGACGGCCTGCTGCGCTACGTCGAGGTCGGACCCGACGGCGAGGAGCGGCTCGGCGGACCGCTGGAGGAGGCCGACGCCGCCTGGGCCGCCCGCTGGTGGCCGGACGGCGAACGCGTCGAACTCGGCCGCACCCGCGACGAGGCCTGGGCCTCGGCCGTCGCCGCCCTCGACCGCGGCCTCGCCGTCGCCGTCGACTACGCCCACAGCGCCGCCGACCGCCCGGTCTTCGGCACCCTCACCGGCTTCCGCGCCGGACGCGAGGTCCGGCCCGTCCCCGACGGCAGCTGCGACGTCACCGCGCACGTCGCCCTCGACGCGGCCGCCGTCCCCGTTGTCCACAGCCTGTGGACAACGCAGCGGGCCGCACTGCACGCCCTCGGCGTGCACGGCAGACGGCCCCCGCTCGCCCTCGCCTCCACCGACCCGGCCGGCTACCTGCGGGCCCTCGGCGGAGCCGGCGAGGCCGCCGAACTGACCGACCCGGCCGGACTCGGCGGCTTCGGCTGGCTCGCCCAGGCCGTCCGCATGCCGGTACCGCGGAGCCTGGCGGGACTCCCCACACCCGCGGGGTGGCAGACTCTGTAG
- a CDS encoding NADH dehydrogenase subunit D, translated as MRETTVGIGAGAQQLTGELGTSDMVLNIGPQHPSTHGVLRLKLVLDGERIVTAEPVIGYMHRGAEKLFEARDYRQIIMLANRHDWLSAFSNELGVVLAVERMLGMEVPERAVWIRTLLAELNRVLNHLMFLGSYPLELGGITPIFHAFHGREELQHVMEEASGGRMHYMFNRVGGLKEDLPAGWLGRVRHAVDAVRKQLPVYENLVLGNEIFRGRTAGVGVLTREQVHAYGVSGPIARASGVDFDLRRDEPYLAYGELADVLTVVVREEGDCLARFECLLEQSANSLDLADACLDRLAGIAPGPVNLRLPKVLKAPRARPTPGPRTRSASTATTWSPAATRRPGGSSSAPPRTTTSRP; from the coding sequence ATGAGGGAGACCACGGTCGGCATCGGCGCGGGCGCGCAGCAGCTCACGGGCGAGCTGGGCACCAGCGACATGGTGCTCAACATCGGCCCGCAGCACCCGTCCACGCACGGCGTGCTGCGGCTGAAGCTGGTGCTGGACGGCGAGCGGATCGTCACCGCGGAGCCGGTCATCGGCTACATGCACCGCGGTGCGGAGAAGCTCTTCGAGGCCCGCGACTACCGCCAGATCATCATGCTGGCGAACCGGCACGACTGGCTCTCCGCCTTCTCCAACGAACTCGGCGTGGTCCTCGCCGTCGAGCGGATGCTCGGCATGGAGGTCCCCGAGCGGGCGGTGTGGATCCGCACCCTGCTCGCCGAGCTCAACCGGGTGCTCAACCACCTGATGTTCCTCGGCTCCTACCCGCTGGAGCTGGGCGGCATCACCCCGATCTTCCACGCCTTCCACGGCCGCGAGGAACTCCAGCACGTCATGGAGGAGGCCTCCGGCGGCCGCATGCACTACATGTTCAACCGGGTCGGCGGCCTCAAGGAGGACCTGCCGGCCGGCTGGCTCGGCCGCGTCCGGCACGCCGTCGACGCCGTCCGCAAGCAGCTCCCGGTCTACGAGAACCTCGTCCTCGGCAACGAGATCTTCCGCGGCCGCACCGCCGGGGTCGGCGTGCTCACCCGCGAGCAGGTCCACGCCTACGGCGTCAGCGGGCCGATCGCCCGCGCCAGCGGCGTCGATTTCGACCTCCGCCGCGACGAGCCCTACCTCGCCTACGGCGAGCTCGCCGACGTGCTCACCGTCGTGGTCCGGGAGGAGGGCGACTGCCTGGCCCGCTTCGAGTGCCTGCTGGAGCAGTCCGCCAACTCCCTCGACCTCGCCGACGCCTGCCTCGACCGCCTCGCCGGGATCGCCCCGGGGCCGGTCAACCTGCGGCTGCCCAAGGTCCTCAAGGCCCCGAGGGCACGACCTACGCCTGGACCGAGAACCCGCTCGGCATCAACGGCTACTACCTGGTCTCCCGCGGCGACAAGACGCCCTGGCGGCTCAAGCTCCGCTCCGCCTCGTACAACAACATCCAGGCCCTGA